A segment of the Maylandia zebra isolate NMK-2024a linkage group LG2, Mzebra_GT3a, whole genome shotgun sequence genome:
ATGTGACCTTAATTTACAAAATCAACATCATGTTGGATTCAATGAGACATGAAACTAGTGCATGAAACAGGTCTCAGTAAATGTTCTCATAGACTGCAatacactgccccctgctggtcattataAAGTCTGCAGATGTCATTTGACATGAATGTCATATTtgtgaaacaaaataaaggactctgtaaaataaatgaaaatcaaatatttatataCAGAATATTTATGTACAAATGCTGAAAAAGACATTTGAACAAGATGCACACccagtaaaatgtaaaaaaaaaaagaaaagtcagtttTATCATGTGACTATCATTCTGTCATTTCTGCACAATGCACTTTACAccagatcaaaataaaacactgtgagGTCGTTCTAACCGGAAGCCCAGAGAGCTTCGACAATGCAGCACAATGCCCTGAAGCATCAGCATCAAAATATACTTCAAGTACCAAAAAGTACTCATTGTGCAGAATGCCCTATTTTTGAATAGCTGGACATTTAATTACTTTATCACCAGCTGTGACTACAGCtgataatcaaccatgtttcaCAGGGATGTGACTACATTTAGAAATGTCACGCATTTTTAGGTATAAAGCAAAAGATGCAATGAAATAAATAAGCTATCACATATTAATCCAAATGAATTCACTGAAATACATCTGCACATTTCTGCAGCCTGACTTATTACACACGTGAACACAGTACACATTTGTTTACTGCAAGCTTGTTTCAGAGATGTGATGCAGTTAAATCTGTATGCGTCTGTTTCCTTGTAGTGTTAGTAGAGATGGTGAACCTGACACAatcctgtgtttagtttcaaGGAAACCAGTTAACAGCCGGTTTAGTAAAATTCTCTTGAACTCATGGAAAACTCATCGTCGTCTCGAAGTGAGCAGCTGAAGCGTCCCGTGTGATCAGAGGTCCTCGTCGTCCTCGCTCACCATGACGTCGAGCTCTTTGTCTTTCCGTACGACGCTCTCTGTGATGACCTCCTTGTGCTGCTCCTCCAGCTCACGCAGCTCCGCCTGCAGGCGCTCCAGGTGGAGCACTCGCCGGTTCCTCAGCAGCCGGCTGGGGAATGGGTTCATGTCGTTGAAGGCGATGCTGGCCAGCTTCCTGCATGGACACACGCAGGTGGAAAGGACTCGATCACCAACACAGAGGAACTGGAAACTGATCAGCTtgagtgtttctgttttatgcTGCTTGATACTTCAGGtactgcagtttgagcaggaaatACTGGACTGACTGGACCACATGTATCCGAGAGCTGCAGATACTTAAAAATCTTTAAATCGTTGTTACTGTGATCAGGGAAATTTAAActtctcacaaaatttcagtaAAAAGGGTTTGAAGCTCAAAGATTCAACAGCTACATCCGCTACACTTCTGAGAGTGTAACAGCTCGTAGATTAAGGCGGGTGGAGGCGAGTGCGTACCTGGCATTGGAGACGGTCTTTGTGAAGAAGCGTAGGTACTGGTAGATCTCCACGCTGTCGTGAATCTTCAGGATGTCGTCCTCTTTGTATTTGAACAGAGCCAGAGTGTATCTGAAGATcacctgcagcacagacacGCATTTCATAACAGGACACTCACGCCACACAATTAATTGGAAACTTTGAGGAGGTGAGTCATAAAATTACTCTTTCAGTTGTGGTGCAGTTGGGCCCTTTACTCATTACAGCTCTGATCGATTTCCAATAAGCCACTTGGTTCCTCAGTTGCCAGATAATATTAACTTACTTGGTAGTTGAGCTTTaagtttaaattaaacttttggGTTGGATCTACGTGGCTGAAGCTGTTGTCAGCATTTATCCCTGTGTGGTATATATTTCTGTGTCTgaactgtgattttatttcctGAGACAAACGATGTAAAAGCTGTGCTGCATTTGTCACATTGCAGAAACAAGCCCAAAGCCATTGTCCCGCTCATCGTCTGGATTTACGCTGCTTGTGGTAGACTGTGAGGTCGTTACTAGAATGATCTGCTTTCCCACTCCTATTTCATGTCACATGACAGTTCCCCATGCTTAGTAAACAATGTCTTATTACtcctaaaatgtaaataaagacatctaaaggtgaaaacaaaatcatttttgtttccaTGGACACTACTGTGGTGCATTCAAGTGTTGTCTGCATTTCTGTCATGGTGTGTTCGGGTGTATGGTACCTTGGTACCCTCATACAGGAAGGCGTCCCACAGAGGCATCAGGATGTCGCTGGGCAGACTCTCCACAAAAACCACCAGGAACCAGTTGAAGGTGACCAGAGAGACGTCAATGTTGTGATCCTCAAAGTGAGATGCCAGGCGAGGAAGCTTCTCCGCCATGAAGTCCTTCAGCACGCGCTGGTCCGCCTGAGCACAAAGACTCACAGAGATCAGCCTCACTGATCACTAAAACAGATCACAGCAGGCAAGCAGGTGAGTGTGTCTGCTGACCTGAGAGGCCACCAGATTCTTGGTGTAGTAGTCCTGAGGCATGATGGCTTCCACCACTGCCACCAGACACCAGAAGGCGTCTTCGTCACTTTGGAGGACCAGCAGAGCGAGGGCCGCTAACCTGTGGACATTGATGGAAGGTGAGGTTCTGCCTGGAAGGCGGGTCCACATAAGAACTCAGATATAAAATTTATACTTTTGTTCTGACCTGTTGAGTACCTGGCAGTAGCCAATGGCAGGGTTATGCCCGGAGAAGGCCAGAAGGATGCGGCGGAgctgctggagggcagggctgaAGGGTGGGGCTGGAGGGCGGGGCTGGACGGCGAGGAGAAGTGCTGATTGGTCGTCAGGGTTCGGTGAAGGTCCAGCTGGACCTGCCTGGAGGCAGGATTAGGAGCTGTCCGACTCTTCTCACACAGCTGGAAACAGAACAGGATTACTGAGTGCTCGCCAGCATTCccaacaggaaggaggaggagccaCCTGTGCTCAGGTGCGGATAAAGcactctgttggcagaggtatgaAAATGCGCAGTAAAATCTAACGTGCATAGCTAACTTCATCAACGACATTTTGGGAGGAATAATCACACATCAACCTTCGGCCATTTTTTGATGAACGCATACGCCCCCTAGAGCGTGCTAACTTTATTAACAGCCACACAAATGTAaagcacacatcaaacataaataaaccatttgactgtctccataattgagagcattttctcttcttatttcaACACCCCCACTTGCTCTCATATTATGATGCTcttaagtaaacaaaaaaaacaacaaacaaaaggttTCTTCCTCAGTACTGTATACATGTTCGTATACCATGTTAATGCCCAAACATAAACTTCTCAAACTTGAACAGCTTAACTTTTGTTGCAGGCTTTGTCATTACATCTGCAACCATCTCTTCTGTTGAACAATAATCCAGAGTTATTTTTCCTGCACTCACAGTTGATCTCACAAAGTTGTACTTTATGTCAACATGTTTACATCTCTGTCTCGTCACAGGATTCTTCGCCAACGCAATTGCACCCTGATTATCTTCATGAACTTTTGGCGGTGCATATTTTTGTCCATCAATACCTTGTAACAGTTGCATTAGGTACAAAACTTCTTGTAGGGTCGCAGCTAAAGCCATGTACTCCGCTTCACAGGTAGATAATGCAACAGTAGGTTGTCTTTTGGTTTTCCATGAGATTAAAGGACCATCTACAGACAAGCTTATGCAATAACCAGTTGTACTCCGTCTGTCTGTTACATCAGCTGCCCAATCAGCATCGCTGTATGCCCACAACCTCAGTTCTTTGTTGTCACATTTCCTGTAACACAGTTCTTTCTCGGTTGTCCCTTTCAGATACCTCagtactagagcagggcgatatggccaaaaatatttatcacgatatatatttgaaaatttgcgataacgatataactgacgatataattgatgcgagacaaaatacaactccacaacattactagcgcaaaaagaaaaccttccatttattttcacttaaataagaagctggtttttatgtacattaaagctttataaaaatgtaacagtgcaaatacaaattccttgctgaaagtttaatcaaaaggcatttccagtagaaatgggctgacatatcctgagcataaccatatataatatccactgaagttaaaaagaggtgctttgcaaaaTTAAACTGCAGTATGCaatacgtatttttcggaccataaggtgcacgggattataaggcacatcaagcgaaacaaagcagtcagataaatcaaactttattaaactcattcttcttgcttcctccacttctgtaccattgattcattaatgttgaattctctggcagctgctctattcccatgttgttgcagtatattaatgactaacctcgtattgtggatggattatctcagttgttctcctgactgaagtttggtctgtttacagcaccctgccatgcgattgcatttgtctctaaccatgaggaaccttaacgttaacttttataagtggaaaagtgttacagtgttcgtcctccagcttccctgtttatgttatgctaacatagctgtgtcgctagcgattacgtagcacatcattatataccagctagcccaacttcagtaaccctacaaacgtcactgctgtttagtttcctgtcttcatttatgttggaagtgatagcagagctgtacgtttgatttttttcagaaatctctcagtcagaacatgcaatatcatgcttaggtaactagcgagctaacttccgctagcttcccgctaacttctaactctgttaaatgtaataaattttgttttaatggatgcctggaagttaaacttcatagttacacctggtaaagcagcaatgctgatcgttttattaaagttgcagtgttcgtttgaacTGAAGCATaaggagtttaggacccagattactcccagatttaagagcatcttagtccgacaaatacaacaataacaacggccgcttgcatgttctgcaaaaaaatgtgctttgtcgtgtatctgacggacaaacaccaaaccagttccacatcactgaagttgcaccatttttacaaaccaattctggttcatctgtttcactcaacaatcggccatgtgcgtatgaaaacaaaggcactgcgcatgcgcgttttactcatattctatcgcgatatttcattttcctattgttgcctaacattataccggtattaccgtgaacggtataatatggcccagccctactcagTACATGTTTTACTGTAGTCCATTTGTCTTCAGTTGGCTCAGTAAAGTACTGTGAAAGTTTACTGACTATAAAACTCAAGTCCGGTCTTGTGCATGTAGCCAAATAGATCAGACTACCAACTGCCTCTCTGTACCTTTTGACATCACTCATCTTTTCTGCATCATCAGCATAGTTCAGATTTTGCTCACAAggtgtctgtctttctttacaATCCTGCATGTTGAATCTTTCAAGTATTTTTtccacatattgtttttgtgacatttttacaCAGTTATCACTCTGGTCAAAATCTATACCAATGAAATGTCTCAGTTTACCCAAATCCTTCATTTTGAATTTTGCTGCAAGCATTTTCTTCACAACAGTTAGTTCACTTTCATCACTAGCAGCAATGacctatggaacgccaggactgccataatgaattaattaaatacaccattaaataattaattaaatgtggcaataattaattaaaattggaattaattaattaaataaatagttatgacacatgtaattaattaattattgacacatttaattaattatttatgtatttcacattttaattaattattgacacatttaagtaattaattattgacacatttaattaattatttatgtatttcacattttaattaattattgacacatttcattaattattgacacatttaattaattatttaatgatatatttatttatttcattttggcagtcctgacgcctggctctcatcatgaaataattttatctgtcagcctcacccatcaaactcagggggcggggttaacgctgatcgagtcaaaaccattgctttggcctggtggccattgtttctagcacacaacaaccggcatgtggaagctaacagaactgaactttgaaaaaccctgtttgtgtgttaccaaataccgttttaatatttttttagccgagaatgtagtggtttaatcttcatgtgtctggtcggtttgtcaagatacagcctctttgcaaaagtgtttcgatgatttcggagatgtctgcccagtctcacggcaaagcgtgggatagacccgctcgcctcgcaagcaatcccaccgacaaagcgcaggccccggtacacagctgtagtaacccccgctgacttcttttactgaggttatatttatcgatgttttatttcctgatgttcttatgtgtcctacgtgtttcagtcgccaattctgaattataactaacattaaaaacatgtttaaggaggagagagagcaaataaatctgtttaacatctgatctttgggtttttgttcagtaatcagcgtgacctgtgtataaacacataaaagagataacgttggtgtttccgtcatgtagtaactgctggctttaactgtacaaaggttgttcgacactatgaaacacatacagacttcatgatgttcggctaatatttttattgtgaatattaatcatgctgacctcgctctgtacaccacgcagcgaggtcagcatatccacgatatcctcagctccatgagttaacacaaagtttcccagctgactatctaactgccaactattccagagacatgaaaatatacagcataaagaaaagtgtaagagactcagcagtagggatgggtatcgaaaaccggttcttgctaagaaccggttcccactgtttcaattccttggaatcgtttgccatttttgcaaacgattcccttatcgattccagtcaccccgaatgacgtcaccacgttgcggagcgtcatttacctggcaggaaacacggcgcctaagcggctcaaacgctcaaaagtttgattatactttatgagaaccgatgacaacagggcaacttgcaaagtagatatttcatttaagggaggaaacactacgaatatgcaaaagcatttgctcacaaaacacgcgatgacacgcgtttttaattccgctccggactcgagactctcaacccagcagcagcgctaacgtttgcacgtcctctcccgttaatgcggcaggtaaataatcaactaacagtgcatattatgttagcgcaatctgccttattccaaaacctgccattactgtacatgtaggtgaccatgatgagagagacagacagagtctggctggcgctcgctggtagttctcgctgcagtctaccggtagcgtctcctttcaggccaggatagactaatgtcaccgagcagtgtctaagtttgtggtcaaaggcttgcacccatttgccacagcagatgcccccgatttttggtaagtgaatgtgtttaattgtgggCAGgaacattactggatattcttgtgtaattgccacagaacaatttatgttatactttgttattgctacagaagaatgttgcagctttaaggcagggatgactcctggagttgctttctcactgcatatgctttatttcacaatcagatcgattcgataacaaaaacatacagcagctcCTCTCCTACTCCTAGCCCTTCGCTGCGGTGGAAAAAAGAACGACTTCAATCCCCTTCAAGGAACATACGTACAAAATAGTTTTCCTGATACACCAATGGGGCGTTCAATGCCATCTTGTAAATATGAGTACTCTGGCAGAGTaacagttcaaatgaaaaatacaccagaacaaacaagcaaacaaaaaaagaagtgtggggtacctttgaaccaatgaacaaagtataacaatttatactttttaacataaccCGACCCCGTCAATATGTGATATGTCTcacaagaatatttattttattattttacatttacaattttttttcctggggaccctgtgacaccccattgaagagccgtaggctggatctctcaagatctcactgttgggtttgtaaggccatgttactcctaaatttctatcttgttcaaagagaagatataaaacaaagctctgagctaatc
Coding sequences within it:
- the LOC112432671 gene encoding TBC1 domain family member 2A-like isoform X1, whose protein sequence is MQLCEKSRTAPNPASRQVQLDLHRTLTTNQHFSSPSSPALQPHPSALPSSSSAASFWPSPGITLPLATARLAALALLVLQSDEDAFWCLVAVVEAIMPQDYYTKNLVASQADQRVLKDFMAEKLPRLASHFEDHNIDVSLVTFNWFLVVFVESLPSDILMPLWDAFLYEGTKVIFRYTLALFKYKEDDILKIHDSVEIYQYLRFFTKTVSNARYALASTRLNLRAVTLSEV
- the LOC112432671 gene encoding TBC1 domain family member 2A-like isoform X2, with amino-acid sequence MQLCEKSRTAPNPASRQVQLDLHRTLTTNQHFSSPPALQQLRRILLAFSGHNPAIGYCQVLNRLAALALLVLQSDEDAFWCLVAVVEAIMPQDYYTKNLVASQADQRVLKDFMAEKLPRLASHFEDHNIDVSLVTFNWFLVVFVESLPSDILMPLWDAFLYEGTKVIFRYTLALFKYKEDDILKIHDSVEIYQYLRFFTKTVSNARKLASIAFNDMNPFPSRLLRNRRVLHLERLQAELRELEEQHKEVITESVVRKDKELDVMVSEDDEDL